In the Pseudanabaena sp. PCC 7367 genome, one interval contains:
- a CDS encoding type IV pilus twitching motility protein PilT: MDYIIEDLMEEVVERKGSDIHISAGLPPYIRISGHLTATDRDPLTPEETQRLVFAMLNNNQRKTFEQNWELDCSYGVKGLARFRVNVYKDRGTVAACLRVLSAKIPDMDDLKLPPIVRDLSEKPRGMVLVTGPTGSGKSTTLAAMIQTINKTRAEHILTVEDPIEFVYESVKSVIHQRQVGEDTKSFAYALKSALREDPDVILVGEMRDLETIQLAVTAAETGHLVFGTLHTSSAAQTVDRMVDVFPPAQQGQIRVQLSNSLVAVLSQTLIPRVNPKPGEFGRVMAQEIMIVTPAISNLIREGKTAQMYGFIQTGGKESMQTLESKLADLYLDGSISFESAVSKTSRPEELHRLVGPNPANVVRKKGSYDIKKEIKSRSISG; the protein is encoded by the coding sequence TTGGATTACATCATTGAAGATTTGATGGAAGAGGTAGTCGAGCGCAAGGGCTCGGATATTCATATTTCCGCTGGCCTACCGCCCTATATTCGGATCAGTGGCCATCTAACTGCCACCGATCGTGATCCTCTTACCCCAGAAGAGACGCAGCGATTGGTCTTTGCCATGCTCAACAACAATCAGCGTAAAACCTTTGAGCAAAACTGGGAGCTAGATTGCTCCTATGGGGTTAAGGGTCTAGCCCGGTTTAGGGTTAATGTCTATAAGGATCGCGGTACCGTAGCGGCTTGTTTGCGGGTGCTGAGTGCCAAAATTCCTGACATGGATGATCTCAAACTACCGCCGATCGTCAGGGATTTATCAGAAAAGCCGAGGGGCATGGTACTGGTGACTGGGCCCACTGGATCGGGCAAGAGCACCACCCTGGCGGCAATGATTCAAACCATTAACAAAACCAGAGCTGAGCATATTCTCACCGTTGAAGACCCGATCGAGTTTGTGTATGAATCGGTTAAGAGCGTGATTCACCAGCGCCAGGTAGGGGAAGACACCAAGAGTTTTGCCTATGCGCTCAAAAGTGCATTGCGCGAAGATCCAGATGTGATTCTGGTTGGTGAAATGCGCGATCTAGAGACCATTCAACTCGCGGTAACGGCAGCGGAAACAGGTCACCTGGTATTTGGCACCCTTCACACCAGTTCGGCGGCTCAAACCGTCGATCGGATGGTGGATGTGTTCCCACCTGCACAACAGGGACAAATTCGGGTGCAATTGTCCAACTCCCTGGTGGCAGTTTTGAGTCAAACCCTGATTCCTCGGGTTAATCCCAAGCCTGGTGAATTTGGGCGGGTGATGGCGCAAGAGATTATGATCGTCACGCCGGCTATTTCCAACCTGATTCGGGAAGGGAAAACGGCTCAAATGTATGGCTTTATTCAAACCGGTGGCAAAGAATCAATGCAGACCCTCGAATCGAAGCTGGCAGACCTATACCTTGATGGTAGTATCAGCTTTGAATCGGCCGTGTCCAAGACTTCGCGTCCAGAGGAGTTGCACCGTCTAGTTGGCCCCAATCCAGCTAATGTGGTGCGCAAAAAAGGCTCCTATGACATCAAGAAAGAAATTAAATCTCGATCGATCAGTGGTTAG